Genomic DNA from Scatophagus argus isolate fScaArg1 chromosome 15, fScaArg1.pri, whole genome shotgun sequence:
GATTGTGTCCCGGGACGGTCAGTAAGCCACAGTTGGACAGCTGTACAATGAAGCAGACTAGTGTTGGTCTGGTTCTTCTATACTGTGAGGATTGTTCAGGTCTGTGCTGAACAAATGTGCTTCCTGTTGGCTCAAGTGGACAGTTTGTGAGCCCTGTAAGGCAGAATGTTCACTTTGGTCTGCAGCTCCATGTAAATGACACACCAGTGAATTAGGAGGTTTCTGTTGCTCTGGGGATGTATGGGCACAGGGTTAGAAGTGCTGACTGTTGAAACTGTTGCAAGAGGGACTGAGCAGGCTGATTGTACCAAGGGACAAAGGAAGATGAGGTAAACATTTTCACATGGCCCCCCCTGTTTGCTTTTCCTCACGCTACTGCTCCCTGCTGGAGATGTGCACGAACTTCAGCCAGGTGGAAGTGAATGGTACTTGGAGGCCCCTACTGCGCACGTTCTGAGAAGCCATCTGCATCGCTGAAACGAATGCAGGCAgacaaatgtgaatgtgaaacaaaaGCATCAGTTTGTCAAACCCAACTTAGATTATTTAAAAAGTGTTGAAGATGCACAAAAATCTCAGTTGTCCTCATTTTCCAGGAGTTGGTTCTAATTCCagattttttcttaattttctccATAGTTCCTCAGAACCTGTGCTGACGTCTTCAGACTTCTGCCCTTCCTGGTGTTCATCATCGTCCCCTTCATGGAGTTCCTGCTTCCTGTAGCTCTGAAACTCTTCCCCAACATGCTGCCATCCACCTTCGAGACACAATCAAAGAAGGTAGTCGGAGCTGCCTGATGGACACAAAAGGCATAAGATCAGTCTCTGGGATAATTTTGCTAACTGTTGTAGtagcaaaaaaacaactttattattatttatttccatttttggGTCAGTGTTTTGTGCCAAAGTGGTTTAAGACACTGTAGCTCAAATGAATGCTCCAGCATTGACTAATCAATCAGTCTGCTAATCGTTGTGAGTCTGAGCTCAACACCAGTACACTGTGGGGGTTTATAATCAGCAGATTGATGTTTCTAAATAATATGCAGATGCATTCTGGTGTTTTCTTGGCGACAGGATGCGTCACAAAATGCTATTTATTGAGAAGATAGAGGACTTGTTTTTACCGTTGAATTTGTTTTCAGGAGGAGAGGTTAAAAAAGGAGCTGAGGGTCAAACTGGAGATGGCCAAGTTCTTGCAGGACACCATCGAGGAGATCGCTCTGCGGAACAAGGCGGCTCTGGGAAACGTGACGGAGGAGTTCTCCACCTTCTTCCAGAAGGTAGGTGTCGGTGTAGGCAAGGCATCATGAAATGAGTGACAAACAGGCTCAGTACTGCCCTCTGGTGGTtgcagtgatgaaatgtatCTGCAGCTCCTTTTTCCAGAATGATTTTGCAAGTCAGAACTTCTTGATCTTTGTAGATCCGGGACTCTGGTGAACGTCCCAGTAATGAGCAGATCATAAAATTCTCCAAACTGTTTGAGGATGAGCTGACTCTGGACAACCTGACCCGACCTCAGCTGGTGGCTCTCTGCCGCCTCCTGGAGCTCCAGTCCATCGGGACCAACAACTTCCTCCGCTTCCAGCTCATCATGAAGCTGAGGTCCATCCGTGCAGATGACAAGGTCTGAACCTCAGTGCTGAAGTTCTAGTCGATGTCATAAAAAGTCAAATCATAAATTAGTAAGAGGTGATGGGTGCAGCACTCTTACAGTTCAACAGTACTTGGCATTTAACTCTTTACagttttttatgcattttttggaCTGAAATGGAAAGTAGTTAATCATCAGACGCACTGTGTGAACTCTATTCATCCAGCTGATAGCGGAAGAAGGGGTGGAGAGTCTGAACGTGAACGAGGTGCAGGCGGCCTGTCGCGTCAGAGGGATGAGATCTCTCGGAGTCACGGAGGAACGACTGCGGGAGCAGCTCGGCCAGGTAACAACAgcaaaaggaggaagaggatttGCTCAGGGTTCAACCTTTGGGCACACATACGTCCATTTGCCTCAGTTACAAAACTTAAACGTCATCGTCCCATGTTTACACaacttttttctgtgtgttttctgtaaagTTTGTGGAACTTTAAGCAGATTTGAAATGGTCCGTTTGTAGTCACGTACCGTCATAACCTCTGTTGTGTTACACTGGGCTGTTGTAGTGGCTGGAGCTGCATCTGAACCAGCAGATCCCCAcatccctgctgctgctgtctcgaGCCATGTACCTCCCCGACACGCTTTCGCCCGCCGACCAGCTGAAGACGACGCTGCAGACGCTGCCTGAGATGGTGGTACGTCACAAGGCCCAAGCTCGGTTGTACGACTGCGCTGTAGTCCTGTTTGCTGTGGTGCTCAGCTGTGGAAATTCAGGTTTGTGGctgtttctgtaaatgttttggtAATCCGCTCTATCCTGCTCTCTCCCTGCCAGACAAAGGAGGCGCAGCTGATGGTGGCAGAGCTGGAGCTGTCCAAAGTGGACAATAAGACCAAGCTGGAGACCACGCTACAGGAGGAGGCAGCCATACGCCAGGATAACAaggacagggagatggagaggctGGCGGATGCTGCAGAGAAGGCTGCCAGGGTAACAGCAGTTTGACCTCCTACgatttaaaatgtgtctttcaAAACTCTCTGTTACCTTTGGGATTGACGCCTGATTTCATTGAGTGCAAGTTTGATGCTAACCGACATGTAAGGCAGAAGTAAACAGAACATTTTACTGCCAGCTCATGCGGTGTTCATTTGTCGTAGCTATAAATGCATGAGGAGCAGGTGTGGTGTCCTCCAGATTATGAAACAGACTTGTTTCACTTAGTGACTCACTGTCTTCTGCAGGAGGGTGAGTTGGAGCTTGAAGCCGAACGGGCTAAAGCTGACATTGCTGCTCGTTCAGAGACTCTGCGGGATACTGCACCTGTCATAGAAGGCTTGAAGGTAACACCTCTCAGTGTATTGTTTCAATGCTGCTTTAAACAGGAAGTCTACGTGCATTTTTATCCACCAGTGTTAGaataacaaacattttcctctctaAAGCTGTGGTCAGTTTCAGAGTTATGTGCTATATTTTAATACTTCTTTGTATTTCAATAAGTGTATGTCAGCAGAGGATTTTATTGTAACTCTTTCCCCATTGTTCACTTTTTACTGATTCTCAACCAGACTGTAGTTTATGTATCTTTCACTTGTTGCCACCTTTTCATCTGATCACTTGTGCGTCTTCTGTGCCACACAGTTTGGACAGTGGCAGACATTCCTGCGTTTCCAGGTTAGGTTTGACGATGTCTTCCCTTCCCACCGTCCACTCCCCGTTTgtccctgcacacacagaatctGGTCTTTGTCTGAGCAGACCCAGATGAGGGCTAAACAGTACTTGCACTGAATTGTGGCATGTATTTGAAGTATTTCAGACTGCCATTAGATCTTTGGTTCAGTAGAACAAAACATGGACGATAGGacttaacaataataataacgcTGCAAGGCTTTATGATAATTTTGAGATGaatgttgtcattttctttttatgacaAGAATATTTTTAGAATGTAGATATTTTTAACCATTTTGGGCTAAAATGTAGACATCTGctttataataaaacaaattacagtAGTGTGGTTGACATTTATCAGCGTTTCCTCACTTTTTATGGAAAGTCCCTTTTTATCTGGTGGTCTGAGTTGGTTAAAGAAATGCTAACTAGGATTTGCAAATTCTGTGTGGCCCACATCCCTGCAGACTTGgccttctctttccctcaccATCCTTCCAGGCTGACCGAGTCGAACCTTTTCCTGTCCCACTAACAGCCTCTGTAGTTCCACAGAGTCCTCTTCATCATGTGTTCTGGGGTTATGGGGAGTGTCCCAGTGTCCTCCACAGCTTTCCTCTTTTACCCATTTTGTGTTTTCGGGTTGGTCTCTTATGTGGGTTTATATTAAAATTCTCACATGGTGCTTGTTGAGTGAATCCACTTTTTGACCTCCTTCCAAAGTTCCTGGAGTGACATGGAGGGAAAACATGACCTCCTGTGTTTATCATTCAGCATCTAAAAAGTAGtctttaaaacagttttaatgtaAGCCACTTCAAAGCAAATGCCTTCAGTGgtgcttttgtgtttcaggATGAGGAGATCACCAAGGAGGAGATTGACCTGTTGAGTGATGCATGCTCGAAGCTGAAGGAGCAGAAGAAGCTGCTGACTCTGGAGAAAGAAGAACTCGAGGAACTGAAGGATGACGTCCAGGAATACAACGAGGTGCCCGACTTGCAGTAATTGCAGTAATTGCAGAGCGATAAGAGCTAAGATTTCTTGCCATTCATAGTGTCCACAGGGACAGGGTTTTaggtgtgtgatgtgtgtttttgtagccTGCAGGGTGCATACATGCAAATGATTGCTTTGtatgagagtgagtgtgtgtttgtgtttcactctTGTATTCATGTGTTTTCCAGGATCTGGAAGAGATAAAGAAGGAACTTTCTGAAAGCGGCCAAGAGAGGGCGTTAGAGGAGTCCAAGGCGAGCCAGCGGCTGTCAAAGAGAGTCAACCGTATGATCGGTCGCATCGACAAGATCAtcctggagctggagaaggacAAGGTCATCCTGGACGGACAGATGGACAGTGGGTCCACCCCACCTGTCGGGTAAGAGCTGAATATGTTGTGTTAACCACTACACTGCTGCCTGTGCTGATCCAGAATAGCAGCTGAAGGGTTTCACTTCAGCTTTCTGTTGTGCAACCATTTTGCAATAAATCTTCAAAAGTCCAGGACAATATTCCATATTTTGGATGTTGTCAACATGTCCCTCCCTTGAACAGACCCAAACAAACTGTAACAAACGTTACTTAAACAGGACTAAATAGTGCATGTGTCTTGTGTCCAGCCTAGTTTAGTATAAAGACGAAGCCATGAGCAGAGTGCTTGTCCAGCTCTGTTcacatgttaaaaacacatcatgatTCTTCTCATCCCACACTGGAAAAGAAAGGGAATGAGAATAAGAATGAGGCACCAGAGCGTCgttgaactatttctttaaagctcctctgtctctcatggCTTCGCACCGTCTCACAggctgtggtttgtgtgtgtcaagcAGACGACGCTTTTGAAGAAAAGTCCTTTTTAGCACAACTCTTCACCACATCagctcagcagtgttttgtgaTTTCTCATatcatatttcagattttaaaacgtcctgttttttgtatttttatcgCTTTTTGtgctaaatgttttgtttctgtcatcttcatcctcatcatcattactgccagaataaaacacaaactgttatGTTACCAAACTGCGCCAAATATTACACAAAGTTctaatttattcaaaattttACAGATTATTCTTTACTAAAAACAGCGACGCCACAAGGTAAGCTGAACGGTGGTAAACTTCCATTTGCATGcttgctaaatgctaacatttcaTCCCGGTTGTCGACCGTCAGCGGCTGAAGGATCAGCTGGCTTCCATTCCTGCTCCCTGCAGTGGTTGCTGTGAGcccatttaaaacaaaaacagtttatgTTCCTGATTGAATGAAATCAGACTGAATACAAACCGAACTCAATCTGCTTCATTTGAAAGATTTAAGACAGtgtatttgtttggtttttgtcagGGATGTGTGACCTTTACTGTGATTGGATGTGATTGGGGTTTGTGTTGAAATGCCCAAATTGATTGTTT
This window encodes:
- the letm1 gene encoding mitochondrial proton/calcium exchanger protein isoform X5; this encodes MALILFTRSRAPLMKTSRSLKNEFRKGKLQDGSCLNCTALRLSSQKLDGLRLGSLSRVSSSSPSFPFSDGYVGPCQSPDSQQLYCAFVLGASSSLYPAITTGAQWTIARPQDIPGVRWIHTSSRRWDDSKVEKSLRSLKDKKKKLEEGGPVYSPTLDAEPVRRTLRQRVIDEIKHYYHGFKLLWIDTTIAGRMLWRVLNGHALSRRERRQFLRTCADVFRLLPFLVFIIVPFMEFLLPVALKLFPNMLPSTFETQSKKEERLKKELRVKLEMAKFLQDTIEEIALRNKAALGNVTEEFSTFFQKIRDSGERPSNEQIIKFSKLFEDELTLDNLTRPQLVALCRLLELQSIGTNNFLRFQLIMKLRSIRADDKLIAEEGVESLNVNEVQAACRVRGMRSLGVTEERLREQLGQWLELHLNQQIPTSLLLLSRAMYLPDTLSPADQLKTTLQTLPEMVTKEAQLMVAELELSKVDNKTKLETTLQEEAAIRQDNKDREMERLADAAEKAAREGELELEAERAKADIAARSETLRDTAPVIEGLKFGQWQTFLRFQDEEITKEEIDLLSDACSKLKEQKKLLTLEKEELEELKDDVQEYNEDLEEIKKELSESGQERALEESKASQRLSKRVNRMIGRIDKIILELEKDKVILDGQMDSGSTPPVGENLISIDELIVVMRQIQNIPEHKLQSIVEALDDNKDGKIDIDDVIKVVELIDKEDVDISTSQVADIMAMLQKEEKLMEKEKAKEKAEKEKAATLNS
- the letm1 gene encoding mitochondrial proton/calcium exchanger protein isoform X4, coding for MALILFTRSRAPLMKTSRSLKNEFRKGKLQDGSCLNCTALRLSSQKLDGLRLGSLSRVSSSSPSFPFSDGYVGPCQSPDSQQLYCAFVLGASSSLYPAITTGAQWTIARPQDIPGVRWIHTSSRRWDDSKVEKSLRSLKDKKKKLEEGGPVYSPTLDAEPVRRTLRQRVIDEIKHYYHGFKLLWIDTTIAGRMLWRVLNGHALSRRERRQFLRTCADVFRLLPFLVFIIVPFMEFLLPVALKLFPNMLPSTFETQSKKEERLKKELRVKLEMAKFLQDTIEEIALRNKAALGNVTEEFSTFFQKIRDSGERPSNEQIIKFSKLFEDELTLDNLTRPQLVALCRLLELQSIGTNNFLRFQLIMKLRSIRADDKLIAEEGVESLNVNEVQAACRVRGMRSLGVTEERLREQLGQWLELHLNQQIPTSLLLLSRAMYLPDTLSPADQLKTTLQTLPEMVTKEAQLMVAELELSKVDNKTKLETTLQEEAAIRQDNKDREMERLADAAEKAAREGELELEAERAKADIAARSETLRDTAPVIEGLKDEEITKEEIDLLSDACSKLKEQKKLLTLEKEELEELKDDVQEYNEDLEEIKKELSESGQERALEESKASQRLSKRVNRMIGRIDKIILELEKDKVILDGQMDSGSTPPVGLFFTKNSDATSLFYTFRENLISIDELIVVMRQIQNIPEHKLQSIVEALDDNKDGKIDIDDVIKVVELIDKEDVDISTSQVADIMAMLQKEEKLMEKEKAKEKAEKEKAATLNS
- the letm1 gene encoding mitochondrial proton/calcium exchanger protein isoform X6 → MALILFTRSRAPLMKTSRSLKNEFRKGKLQDGSCLNCTALRLSSQKLDGLRLGSLSRVSSSSPSFPFSDGYVGPCQSPDSQQLYCAFVLGASSSLYPAITTGAQWTIARPQDIPGVRWIHTSSRRWDDSKVEKSLRSLKDKKKKLEEGGPVYSPTLDAEPVRRTLRQRVIDEIKHYYHGFKLLWIDTTIAGRMLWRVLNGHALSRRERRQFLRTCADVFRLLPFLVFIIVPFMEFLLPVALKLFPNMLPSTFETQSKKEERLKKELRVKLEMAKFLQDTIEEIALRNKAALGNVTEEFSTFFQKIRDSGERPSNEQIIKFSKLFEDELTLDNLTRPQLVALCRLLELQSIGTNNFLRFQLIMKLRSIRADDKLIAEEGVESLNVNEVQAACRVRGMRSLGVTEERLREQLGQWLELHLNQQIPTSLLLLSRAMYLPDTLSPADQLKTTLQTLPEMVTKEAQLMVAELELSKVDNKTKLETTLQEEAAIRQDNKDREMERLADAAEKAAREGELELEAERAKADIAARSETLRDTAPVIEGLKDEEITKEEIDLLSDACSKLKEQKKLLTLEKEELEELKDDVQEYNEDLEEIKKELSESGQERALEESKASQRLSKRVNRMIGRIDKIILELEKDKVILDGQMDSGSTPPVGENLISIDELIVVMRQIQNIPEHKLQSIVEALDDNKDGKIDIDDVIKVVELIDKEDVDISTSQVADIMAMLQKEEKLMEKEKAKEKAEKEKAATLNS
- the letm1 gene encoding mitochondrial proton/calcium exchanger protein isoform X1 — encoded protein: MALILFTRSRAPLMKTSRSLKNEFRKGKLQDGSCLNCTALRLSSQKLDGLRLGSLSRVSSSSPSFPFSDGYVGPCQSPDSQQLYCAFVLGASSSLYPAITTGAQWTIARPQDIPGVRWIHTSSRRWDDSKVEKSLRSLKDKKKKLEEGGPVYSPTLDAEPVRRTLRQRVIDEIKHYYHGFKLLWIDTTIAGRMLWRVLNGHALSRRERRQFLRTCADVFRLLPFLVFIIVPFMEFLLPVALKLFPNMLPSTFETQSKKEERLKKELRVKLEMAKFLQDTIEEIALRNKAALGNVTEEFSTFFQKIRDSGERPSNEQIIKFSKLFEDELTLDNLTRPQLVALCRLLELQSIGTNNFLRFQLIMKLRSIRADDKLIAEEGVESLNVNEVQAACRVRGMRSLGVTEERLREQLGQWLELHLNQQIPTSLLLLSRAMYLPDTLSPADQLKTTLQTLPEMVTKEAQLMVAELELSKVDNKTKLETTLQEEAAIRQDNKDREMERLADAAEKAAREGELELEAERAKADIAARSETLRDTAPVIEGLKFGQWQTFLRFQDEEITKEEIDLLSDACSKLKEQKKLLTLEKEELEELKDDVQEYNEDLEEIKKELSESGQERALEESKASQRLSKRVNRMIGRIDKIILELEKDKVILDGQMDSGSTPPVGLFFTKNSDATSLFYTFRENLISIDELIVVMRQIQNIPEHKLQSIVEALDDNKDGKIDIDDVIKVVELIDKEDVDISTSQVADIMAMLQKEEKLMEKEKAKEKAEKEKAATLNS
- the letm1 gene encoding mitochondrial proton/calcium exchanger protein isoform X2 — its product is MALILFTRSRAPLMKTSRSLKNEFRKGKLQDGSCLNCTALRLSSQKLDGLRLGSLSRVSSSSPSFPFSDGYVGPCQSPDSQQLYCAFVLGASSSLYPAITTGAQWTIARPQDIPGVRWIHTSSRRWDDSKVEKSLRSLKDKKKKLEEGGPVYSPTLDAEPVRRTLRQRVIDEIKHYYHGFKLLWIDTTIAGRMLWRVLNGHALSRRERRQFLRTCADVFRLLPFLVFIIVPFMEFLLPVALKLFPNMLPSTFETQSKKEERLKKELRVKLEMAKFLQDTIEEIALRNKAALGNVTEEFSTFFQKIRDSGERPSNEQIIKFSKLFEDELTLDNLTRPQLVALCRLLELQSIGTNNFLRFQLIMKLRSIRADDKLIAEEGVESLNVNEVQAACRVRGMRSLGVTEERLREQLGQWLELHLNQQIPTSLLLLSRAMYLPDTLSPADQLKTTLQTLPEMVTKEAQLMVAELELSKVDNKTKLETTLQEEAAIRQDNKDREMERLADAAEKAAREGELELEAERAKADIAARSETLRDTAPVIEGLKFGQWQTFLRFQDEEITKEEIDLLSDACSKLKEQKKLLTLEKEELEELKDDVQEYNEDLEEIKKELSESGQERALEESKASQRLSKRVNRMIGRIDKIILELEKDKVILDGQMDSGSTPPVGLFFTKNSDATRENLISIDELIVVMRQIQNIPEHKLQSIVEALDDNKDGKIDIDDVIKVVELIDKEDVDISTSQVADIMAMLQKEEKLMEKEKAKEKAEKEKAATLNS
- the letm1 gene encoding mitochondrial proton/calcium exchanger protein isoform X3 is translated as MALILFTRSRAPLMKTSRSLKNEFRKGKLQDGSCLNCTALRLSSQKLDGLRLGSLSRVSSSSPSFPFSDGYVGPCQSPDSQQLYCAFVLGASSSLYPAITTGAQWTIARPQDIPGVRWIHTSSRRWDDSKVEKSLRSLKDKKKKLEEGGPVYSPTLDAEPVRRTLRQRVIDEIKHYYHGFKLLWIDTTIAGRMLWRVLNGHALSRRERRQFLRTCADVFRLLPFLVFIIVPFMEFLLPVALKLFPNMLPSTFETQSKKEERLKKELRVKLEMAKFLQDTIEEIALRNKAALGNVTEEFSTFFQKIRDSGERPSNEQIIKFSKLFEDELTLDNLTRPQLVALCRLLELQSIGTNNFLRFQLIMKLRSIRADDKLIAEEGVESLNVNEVQAACRVRGMRSLGVTEERLREQLGQWLELHLNQQIPTSLLLLSRAMYLPDTLSPADQLKTTLQTLPEMVTKEAQLMVAELELSKVDNKTKLETTLQEEAAIRQDNKDREMERLADAAEKAAREGELELEAERAKADIAARSETLRDTAPVIEGLKFGQWQTFLRFQDEEITKEEIDLLSDACSKLKEQKKLLTLEKEELEELKDDVQEYNEDLEEIKKELSESGQERALEESKASQRLSKRVNRMIGRIDKIILELEKDKVILDGQMDSGSTPPVGLFYTFRENLISIDELIVVMRQIQNIPEHKLQSIVEALDDNKDGKIDIDDVIKVVELIDKEDVDISTSQVADIMAMLQKEEKLMEKEKAKEKAEKEKAATLNS